From one Streptomyces sp. N50 genomic stretch:
- a CDS encoding ABC transporter permease, whose protein sequence is MLKATLRSFLAHKGRLLLSALAVVLSVAFVAGSLIFSDTVTRTFDRLFASTSADVTVEPKQDLKSSVPTGATETVPASLAGQVAKVAGVASTHADVSVENIVVVDSRNKSVGPTTGAPTIATDWYLTDRSPVKLTSGHAPQGADEALLDADTADNKHVKIGDTLAVQAQPGTFHVTIVGIATFTTTNPGAALVFLDPATAKSQLLGASDRATSISVDAAKGVDDAVLKQRVTAAIDSSGTYDIKTASEQAKSAAADLGGFLDVIKYVMLGFAGIAVLVGVFLIVNTFSMLIAQRTRELGLLRALGADRKQVRRSVLTEALLLGLVGSTLGLAAGIGLAAGLIKLMTAFGMNLKTTEMVVGWPTPVAAYVVGVGVTFVAAYLPARRAATVSPMAALADAEVAGVGRPLRVRAVVGSIVAVIGVAALAGCAAATKTASSASFLGLGIVLTLIATVIAGPLLVRPMIRVLGGAFPALFGSVGRMSQRNALRNPRRTGATAAALMVGLALVGGMSVASASMSKSFDQQIDKTLGADFVIQNGNFLPFSKEVTDHVRATEGVGLVVRARFAPLAVRLPDGKRVETTAAGYDTPLDDVAHIKYAQGSTSSALAAGHLAMEADFAKKHGVRIGSVLPVEFPGGRTTKLTVGALSDQGSSGGFGTQGGLFFGIATVEKYVPNGQDSSLYVNAASGTGADQLRKSLETTLKPYPQVQVRDQADYKKLVHDQIAVLLYLVYALLGLAIVIAVLGVVNTLALSVVERTREIGLLRAIGLGRRQLRRMIRLESVVIAVFGAVLGLGLGLVWGVCAQQVLALQGMKALAIPWTTIVAVVIGSAIVGIVAALLPALRASRMNVLAAIAHE, encoded by the coding sequence GTGCTGAAGGCGACCCTCCGGAGCTTCCTCGCGCACAAGGGACGGCTGCTGCTCTCCGCGCTCGCCGTCGTGCTGTCGGTGGCGTTCGTCGCCGGCAGTCTGATCTTCTCCGACACGGTGACCCGCACCTTCGACCGGCTCTTCGCGTCCACGTCCGCCGACGTGACCGTGGAGCCGAAGCAGGACCTCAAGTCCTCGGTGCCGACCGGCGCGACCGAGACCGTGCCCGCCTCGCTCGCCGGGCAGGTCGCGAAGGTCGCCGGGGTCGCCTCGACCCACGCCGACGTCTCCGTCGAGAACATCGTGGTCGTCGACAGCAGGAACAAGTCCGTCGGCCCGACCACCGGCGCCCCGACCATCGCCACCGACTGGTACCTCACCGACCGCAGCCCGGTGAAGCTGACCTCCGGCCACGCCCCGCAGGGCGCCGACGAGGCCCTCCTGGACGCGGACACCGCCGACAACAAGCACGTGAAGATCGGTGACACGCTGGCGGTCCAGGCGCAGCCGGGCACCTTCCACGTCACGATCGTCGGCATCGCCACCTTCACCACCACCAACCCCGGCGCCGCACTGGTCTTCCTCGACCCCGCCACCGCGAAGTCCCAGCTGCTGGGCGCCTCCGACCGCGCCACGAGCATCTCGGTGGACGCGGCCAAGGGTGTCGACGACGCCGTACTCAAGCAGCGGGTGACCGCCGCGATCGACTCCTCCGGCACATACGACATCAAGACCGCGAGCGAACAGGCGAAGTCGGCCGCAGCCGATCTCGGCGGCTTCCTCGACGTGATCAAGTACGTGATGCTGGGATTCGCCGGCATCGCGGTCCTCGTCGGCGTGTTCCTGATCGTCAACACGTTCTCGATGCTGATCGCTCAACGCACCCGCGAACTGGGCCTGTTGCGCGCCCTGGGCGCCGACCGCAAGCAGGTGCGGCGGTCGGTGCTCACCGAGGCGCTGCTGCTCGGGCTGGTGGGCTCGACTCTGGGGCTGGCGGCCGGGATCGGGCTCGCGGCCGGGCTGATCAAGCTGATGACCGCGTTCGGGATGAACCTCAAGACCACGGAGATGGTGGTCGGTTGGCCAACTCCGGTGGCGGCATACGTTGTTGGGGTCGGCGTCACCTTCGTCGCCGCGTATCTCCCGGCCCGGCGCGCGGCGACCGTCTCTCCGATGGCCGCTCTCGCGGACGCCGAAGTCGCGGGCGTGGGGCGGCCGTTGAGGGTGCGCGCGGTGGTGGGCTCGATCGTCGCGGTGATCGGTGTGGCCGCGCTGGCGGGTTGCGCCGCCGCGACGAAGACAGCCTCCTCCGCCTCCTTCCTTGGCCTCGGCATCGTCCTCACCCTCATCGCGACCGTGATCGCGGGCCCGCTGCTGGTCCGCCCGATGATCCGGGTGCTGGGCGGCGCCTTCCCGGCCCTGTTCGGCTCGGTCGGCCGGATGAGCCAGCGCAACGCCCTGCGCAATCCGCGCCGTACGGGCGCCACCGCGGCGGCCCTGATGGTGGGGCTCGCGCTGGTCGGCGGGATGTCGGTGGCGAGCGCGTCCATGTCCAAGTCCTTCGACCAGCAGATCGACAAGACCCTGGGCGCCGACTTCGTGATCCAGAACGGCAACTTCCTACCGTTCTCCAAGGAGGTCACGGACCACGTGCGCGCGACCGAGGGCGTCGGTCTCGTCGTACGGGCCCGCTTCGCGCCCCTCGCGGTCCGACTGCCGGACGGCAAACGGGTGGAGACGACGGCGGCCGGTTACGACACCCCGCTCGACGACGTCGCCCACATCAAGTACGCGCAGGGCAGCACGAGTTCGGCGCTCGCGGCCGGACACCTCGCGATGGAGGCCGACTTCGCGAAGAAGCACGGTGTACGGATCGGCAGTGTGCTCCCCGTCGAGTTCCCGGGCGGCCGCACCACGAAGCTGACGGTGGGCGCTCTCAGCGACCAGGGTTCCTCGGGCGGTTTCGGGACGCAGGGCGGGCTGTTCTTCGGGATCGCCACGGTCGAGAAGTACGTCCCGAACGGCCAGGACTCCTCGCTCTACGTGAACGCCGCGTCCGGCACCGGCGCCGACCAGCTCCGCAAGTCCCTTGAGACGACGCTGAAGCCCTATCCGCAGGTCCAGGTCCGCGACCAGGCCGACTACAAGAAGCTCGTCCACGACCAGATCGCCGTACTGCTCTATCTCGTCTACGCGCTGCTCGGGCTGGCCATCGTCATCGCGGTGCTCGGGGTGGTCAACACCCTTGCCCTGTCGGTCGTGGAGCGCACCCGCGAGATCGGCCTGCTCCGCGCAATCGGCCTCGGCCGACGCCAACTGCGGCGGATGATCCGCCTGGAGTCGGTGGTGATCGCCGTGTTCGGCGCGGTGCTCGGGCTCGGGCTCGGCCTGGTGTGGGGCGTCTGCGCGCAGCAGGTCCTGGCCCTCCAGGGCATGAAGGCGCTCGCGATTCCCTGGACCACGATCGTCGCGGTGGTGATCGGCTCGGCGATCGTCGGCATCGTGGCGGCACTGCTGCCGGCGCTGCGCGCGTCGCGCATGAACGTGCTGGCGGCGATCGCACACGAGTGA
- a CDS encoding ABC transporter ATP-binding protein, with protein MSTSAAQHVPGQASAGGIAARARGLTKAYGSGETTVLALDSVDVDIARGRFTAVMGPSGSGKSTLMHCLAGLDTVSAGQVWLGDTEITGLKDRELTRLRRDRIGFMFQSFNLIPTLNAAENITLPMDIAGQKPDQKWLDQVIDTLGLRDRLKHRPSQLSGGQQQRVACARALASRPELIFADEPTGNLDSRAGLEVLGFLRDAVDDLGQTVVMVTHDPGAAAHSDLVLFLGDGRIVDEMERPTAEGVLERMRLFPGGNPQTPGLDLTRGQFDGPDADPGARPSDDSTDVTLDKD; from the coding sequence TTGTCCACATCTGCTGCGCAGCACGTCCCGGGTCAGGCATCGGCCGGCGGGATCGCGGCCCGCGCCCGCGGTCTGACCAAGGCGTACGGCTCGGGCGAGACGACCGTGCTCGCCCTGGACTCGGTGGACGTGGACATCGCGCGGGGCCGTTTCACCGCGGTGATGGGTCCGTCGGGGTCCGGGAAGTCCACGCTGATGCACTGCCTGGCGGGGCTCGACACCGTCTCGGCCGGACAGGTGTGGCTCGGCGACACCGAGATCACGGGGCTGAAGGACCGCGAGCTGACGCGGCTGCGCCGGGACCGGATCGGGTTCATGTTCCAGTCGTTCAACCTGATCCCGACCCTCAACGCGGCCGAGAACATCACGCTGCCCATGGACATCGCCGGCCAGAAGCCGGACCAGAAGTGGCTGGACCAGGTCATCGACACGCTCGGACTGCGGGACCGGCTCAAGCACCGGCCGTCCCAGCTCTCCGGCGGCCAGCAGCAGCGCGTGGCCTGCGCGCGGGCGCTCGCCTCCCGCCCCGAGCTGATCTTCGCGGACGAGCCGACCGGCAACCTCGACTCACGGGCGGGTCTGGAGGTGCTCGGCTTCCTGCGCGACGCCGTCGACGATCTCGGGCAGACCGTCGTCATGGTCACCCACGACCCGGGCGCCGCCGCCCACTCCGACCTGGTGCTCTTCCTCGGTGACGGCCGGATCGTGGACGAGATGGAGCGGCCCACGGCGGAGGGCGTGCTGGAGCGGATGCGCCTCTTTCCCGGGGGAAACCCCCAGACCCCCGGCCTCGACCTGACGAGGGGCCAGTTCGACGGTCCCGATGCCGACCCCGGGGCCCGTCCCTCCGACGACTCGACCGACGTCACCCTCGACAAGGACTGA
- a CDS encoding class I SAM-dependent methyltransferase, with translation MPLRSAGSGTVPRDAVHHPLFARYYARFSVSAESRFGLAGMRDRLLAGLSGRVIEIGAGNGLNFAHYSSAVSEVVAIEPERTLRQLAVESALRSDVPVDVVPGAAEKLPVKSEAFDAVVLSLVLCSVRDVPRALAEVRRVLRPGGIVRFFEHGRGGGPAMVFTQRALDRTVWPPLNGGCHLARDPVAALRDAGFELGPYRRVLIPEKGPTLPSSYCVLGTAWRPEAAD, from the coding sequence ATGCCGCTACGGTCCGCAGGCTCCGGCACAGTGCCGCGGGACGCCGTCCACCACCCGCTGTTCGCCCGCTACTACGCCCGTTTCAGCGTGAGCGCCGAGTCGCGGTTCGGTCTCGCCGGGATGCGGGACCGGCTGCTCGCCGGGCTCTCCGGGCGGGTGATCGAGATCGGCGCCGGGAACGGCCTGAACTTCGCGCACTATTCGAGCGCCGTCTCGGAGGTCGTCGCGATCGAGCCCGAGCGGACGCTGCGGCAGCTCGCCGTGGAGTCCGCCCTCCGCTCCGACGTCCCCGTCGACGTGGTGCCGGGCGCGGCCGAGAAGCTGCCCGTGAAGAGCGAGGCCTTCGACGCGGTCGTCCTGTCCCTGGTGCTGTGCAGCGTGCGCGACGTGCCGAGGGCGCTCGCGGAGGTACGGCGGGTGCTGCGACCCGGTGGAATCGTACGGTTCTTCGAGCACGGCCGGGGCGGCGGACCGGCGATGGTGTTCACCCAGCGGGCCCTGGACCGCACGGTGTGGCCGCCGCTGAACGGCGGCTGCCATCTGGCCCGCGACCCGGTGGCCGCGCTGCGCGACGCCGGGTTCGAACTCGGGCCGTACCGGCGGGTGTTGATCCCCGAGAAGGGGCCCACGCTGCCGTCCTCGTACTGCGTCCTGGGCACCGCGTGGCGCCCTGAGGCAGCCGACTGA